The DNA segment CAATCACTGCCACGAAAACGATGAGAATAGTGCGCAAACGAATATTAATACTGTAACGCACAACTAGTAAGCTATCAGGCAGTGACCGCCACACGTGTATTTACTCAATCTTGAGTAAAACTCACTAGCTACTCGGTGTAAAAATAGCATCAGATGCATAACCAAAAGACAAATAGCGAACTGATCAACGGACAAGGCACAATGGCTGACTCAAACAAACGACGACAGCCAAAACCCGGTGAATTTCCCGGCCTAAAAAACCATCAAATAAATTGGGAGAACAGGTCATGTGTGGGCGTTTTTTTGTGAATCAACATTCGATCAGAACGGCAGCACTTGAAGCCTTTTCGTTAACATTAAACGACACCTGCAACGGCGATATCCTTCCAGGCCAAAAGGTCACTGTGATAACGGCGCTAACACAGGAAGGCATTGAATCCCCCATCCAACTTGATACCGTCTGGGGCATTAAGCCCGCATGGGCAAAACAAACGATCATCAATGCCAAAGCCGAAACCGTCGCCGAAAAGCCCACATTCCAATTAGCCTATCAAACCAACCGCTGTGTAATCCCCGTCAACGGTTGGTACGAATGTAAGCCCAGCGCCGATAGCAACCGCCAAACAATACGCTATGCACTGCAATCACGCGATTCGAAGCCCCTATGGATGGCGGGCATCTATTATCGGCACGCCCCCACTCCAAAACTCGTCACACTGACCACCCTCCCGACAAAACAATGCGCTCATATTCATGATCGTATGCCATTGCTAGTGGAAGAAGACCAATTACTAAAATGGCTATCGACCCCCAGCGAAATTTCCCGCCACCCCGCATCCGACTACCGCAATATCGATCTAGAAATTATTGAAATTTGATAACATTGTTGATATTTGCGATCAAATACAAAGATGCATTTCAAAAGTAACTATTACCCTCCCAACGGATATTGACCAAGTATGACAAAAGCGTAATAGTCGGCCAAAACAATCTAAGAAACGCTCTGATAACATCGCAAATAGAATATAAAACATTAAAGGGGCATCTAGTATGGCCAATGAATTCGGTCAGTTGTTGAGACTGTGGCGTAAAAAGCTCGGCTTAAGCCAGTTAGCCCTTTCCACTGCAGCGAATGTTTCCGCAAAACATATCAGTTTTCTGGAATCGGGAAAGACACACCCTAGTCGTGACATGGTTGAGAAGCTCGCAACTGCTATGCAGTTGTCAGCCTCCGAGACAGACAAGCTGCTGCTCAAGGCCGGCTGGCAAGCGCGTGGGTTTTGTGATCACGAACAGAACCAAACCATTGAAACGCTGGAACGAATTGCAGCCTATCACGCCCCACATCCCGGGGTAGTTTCGGATCAGGATCTGCGGCCAGTGATCATTAATGACAGCATGAAACTCCTCATGGAGCATTTCTATATCGATATCACCGACAAGATCAGTGTCGTCGAATGGCTGTTCTGCAAAACAGGCTTGCGCCCGCACATTGAGAACTGGGACGAAACAGCATCGACGATGATTCGCATGCTCAAGAACAAATATCGTCAATCGCGCCCTACGCCATCCAATGTAGAGGTACTCGAGCGACTACTGCGACAGCAGGATATCCACAAAATGTGGAAACAAACGACAACCCAGTACAACGACCAAGATGCATTTGTACCTTTAGTGATTCGAACCGGCAAGCAACTATTGAATTGGAATTTGGTACTCATGACCTACGGTACTCCCCGTCAGGTTTCTCTCGATGAATACCAAATGGAGTTCTTTTACCCCCTAGATATCGCAACCGAAAATTTCGCCCGTGATTTCCTCTCCGCTCCGGCTGCAACCCCCAGTAAAATTGCGGCAGTGTCTAGTATCCACTCCTGACTCTTGCATATTCTATGGCAGCAACACCTCGTGGTTGCCATAGAAGCATACATTCAACTAGAACGCTCGCTCCCGTTCACAAACCCAAATATAGCTCGCTACCTCATCCTCTCAACACATTCCTGCGTATCATAAACACACTTCCAGACAGCCTGAACTTTGCCAGTATTGGGTCACGCAACTATATATGTCCCAATGGAATTTATGATTGCACAGCATTCAATGACTCTTGGAGCAACTAATGCCCGATTACAAAGCCCCTCTTGATGATATGAAATTCGTGTTGTTCGACGTTTTGGAAGCTAATCGTCTGGCCGACATTCCCGGCTATGAAGATGCATCTGAAGACATCATGCGGGCTATTCTTGACGAAGCAGCCAAACTGAATGAAAGCGTACTGGCTCCGATCAACGCATCTGGAGACACTGAAGGCTGTAGCTACGATCCGCAAACCCATGCAGTGAAAACGCCTGAAGGCTTTAAGGAAGCGTATCAACAATTCTCTCAGGGTGGATGGACAGGCCTAACTGCAGATCCAGAATACGGCGGCCAAGGTTTGCCGCACCTGCTAAAGCTCTGCCTCAACGAAATGGTCTGCTCTGCAAACTTTTCAATTGGCATGTATCCCGGCCTTAGCCATGGAGCGATTGACGCTGTTACCCAACACGCCAATGACGAGTTGAAACAACAGTATCTGCCAAATCTAGTCAGTGGTCGGTGGAGTGGCACTATGTGCCTGACAGAACCCCAATGCGGGACCGACCTTGGGTTAATCACCACTCGTGCCANCCTCAATGCCGATGGCAGTTATGCACTAACCGGAACCAAAATTTGGATTACTGGCGGAGAACAGGATTTAACCGAAAACATCATTCACCTGGTGTTAGCCAAGCTGCCCGATGCACCTGATAGCACTCGCGGTATTTCACTATTTCTGGTCCCTAAGATTCTCAGCGACGGCAGCCGTAATCCGGTATTCTGCGGCGGCCTTGAACACAAGATGGGCATCAACGGCTCATCAACTTGCGTGATGAATTTTGAAGGCGCACAGGGCTGGTTGGTCGGTGAAGAAAATAAAGGCCTGAAGTGTATGTTCACCATGATGAACGCAGCGCGCATCATGGTCGGTATTCAGGGGCTGGGCGCAGCCGAAGCTGCATACCAGATAAGCCTTGGTTTTTGCCGTGAACGCCTTCAAAGTCGAAGTGTTAGTGGCCCACAANACCCGAATGGCAAAGCTGACCCGATTATCGTGCATCCCGATGTTCGACGCATGCTGGCGCAACAAAAAGCCTTTATTGAAGGCGCTAGAGCAATGGCGTACTGGACGGGTTATCAACTGGATCTCAGCCACAAACATCCTGACCCTGACGAACGTCAGCGCGCCGACGATCTCGTTCAAATCATGACGCCACTAGTGAAAGCTCATTTGACAGACGAAGGTTACCTATCGATTGATCAAGCATTACAGTCGATGGGGGGCTCAGGGTTCACTAAAGACTGGGGTGTTGAACAACTGCAGCGAGATTCGCGGATATCAAGGATTTATGAAGGTACCAATGGCATACAGGCGCTGGATCTCGTCGGCCGCAAACTACTGATTCGTGATGGTCGCCTGCCGGGTGCATTTATAACCGCCATGCGAGAATTACTAACGACGGCAACCAATACCAGCTATGTCGGCCACGCTGACCACTGTTTATCAGCTGTCGAAGAAGCACTCGGTTGGATCGGTGAAAACGCATTCACAGATCCGGAACAAGGCGCAGCTGCTGCAACACCGCTCTTGAAGCTATTTTCAGTTACCGCCATGTCAGTTTTCTGGGCAGTACTGGATGCAAAAGCCGGAGAAGGACTCGCTGACAACGGTTCCTACAGCCAGACGTTTTACAGCGGCAAACAAAAAGCGGCTGCACATTTCTATCGTATCGCCATGCCTCTGGTGAACGGATACCTGGAAGATATTCGTGCCGGCAAAGCAACATTAATGGCATTCACAGACAATGAGTTCTGATAAACTAACCCGGTAAGCACAGGCTTATCGGGTAATCTCCAGCCTGCTGACTTATCCATGACCGATGCCACACGGTCGCAACACGTTTAACGCATAATAGAAACGTGATCTGCATGGTGTTTTAAGGATAATAAATGACAGCGCCTTTCAATTCAGTACTTTCACGTCTGCCCCAAGTGCGACCGGCTTGGACCTCCGCCCTGCGCAAACGTGATCAGAATAATTACTCATCTCTGGCATATTCTGCGCTAATGACAATAGCATTGTCGTCGGCCGCGGCTTTTTCCCAACCTAATACCGCACAGGTGCCTGAAACAGGCGCGTCTCTCGCCTCAGACTCAGCACCGACATCTGCCGAAGATTCTGCCAATTCGACAGATACAGAAACAACGCCCGAAAAAGACCAAAAAGGGTTTCTCGACAAAGTACTCAACGCCATTGGTGCCGACGGCAAATTCGACGCTGACAAGGGCGTGAATTTCAGTTTTTTGCCCGGGCCTTTTTACAACCCAGACACAGAATTCGGTATTGGCTTATCGACGGTTGGTTTATATAAAGTTGACCCAAAAGACAATGTCAGCCAACTATCATCACTCACCATCAGTAGCTTTGTTTCTACCAATAAGTCGCTGGGCGTCGTTATCGACAACCGTATGTTTCTTGAAGAAGATCAATACCGTTTTTACATCAACGCAGGTATCGTTGACGCACCCGAGGTTTACTACGGCATCGGTTATGATGAAAATAACAACGATGCTAACGAACAGCGGTATGTTCAGCGTCAATACAGTCTGACACCACGATGGTTAACCCGTGTATTGCCAGAAACATACTTCGGTGCAGGCCTAACTTTTTCTTTTACCAACGCTCGCCATATTCGCCCTGAAAACCCAACTACTAACGCTGTAACGGACTTCCCAAGCCGCAATATCAGCGCCGGCTTGCTGGTAGAATTCGTTCACGACAACCGTGATTTTCAGCTAAACCCATCTAAAGGTAAGTTGTTACAGTTCACACTGAAGTACTATAGCGAGCCACTTGGAAGTGACACTAACTTCGTCAACTACGTGTTCGACTACCGCGAGTACTTTGACTTAGGCGATGCTCCCGGCTTGCTGGCACTACAGGTCAAAGCAGATTTAACGGAAGGCTCAGTTCCCTGGAGTTTGCTGCCGAAAATCGGCGGAGGTCAGGGCTTGCGAGGATATATTATCGGCCGCTACCGTGACCGACAAACATTGTTATCACAGATCGAATATCGTGTTCCACTCGGTGGGCGCCACGGCCTAGTAACTTGGGCTGGCGGCGCAGCGCTCGCTAACCGTGTTTCTGAATTTCATGTTGATGAAATCTTGCCAAATATTGGTATCGGTTATCGTCTAGCGTTGAAAGAACGGGTTAATCTTCGACTTGATTTAGGTTTTGGTCGTAATGGCTCAGGCTTCTATTTTAACGTTAATGAAGCCTTCTGATTTGTTATCTAGCAAATAATATCGGGCTCAGTATCAGGCACTTTCGGCCTGATACTGCTTTTCATCTGCCGATATATCTTTGGTCGGGTCAAACTGGTCTAGGTTCAACGATGCCAGAATGCCAGACAACGAAGCCGAGTTATTTCTTAGCTCGCCAGCCATATTTGAAGATCCTTCCGCCAATGCCTGATTATTCTCAAGAGACCGATCAAAATCATTCACACTAACCATGATCTGACGTATTGCCTCATTTTGCTCGAAGCTCGCGTCATACACATTCTGGACCATCTCGGCTAACGGAATAAAACGCGCTTCAATTTCATCAAAGCGAACGCGCATCGTATCCGAAACCGTCACCCCTTGCTGAACCGACTGCAGATTTTGCTCTAACAACTCATTAATATTGGCGGCGGCCTCAGCGGAGCGTTCTGCTAATTTCTTAACTTCCAACGCAACGACTTTAAATCCGCCATTACCATCGCCTAAGCGCGACGCTTCAATCATCGCATTCAACGACAACAAGTTGGTTTGATAGGCCAAATCGTTGATTACGCCGTTAATATTGTGTATCTCGCCGCTTGATGTCTTGATCTTGTTAATAGTATCCAGCAGCTGTTGAATGTCATTCAAACTGATAGTCATGTGAACTTCAGTGTCTTTTATGGCACTCATCGCTTCGGCTGCAAGGCGACTGTTCTGCTCCGCCGTCGCACTAAGTTCTTCGGTGGTGACAACTAACTGTTGAATTGCCGATTTTTGCTCAATGGTTGATGCTAACAGCTGATCACCCGATATGGCTAAACTATCGGCGGTTTGATTAACCACTGTACTTTCGGCTGCAAGTTCAGCAACTCTGCGGTATTTATCACGTTCAGAATCTCTTTCGTGCTTAAGGCGCTGATTCATCACCTCATAAATCACAACGATGGCGACTATTGTTGCAAAGCCCATCAACCAGTTAAAAACACGTACACTGTCTAACAACTCTTCACCGGTAACCATGGGGTACTGGTAACCATTCAAAGCAGCTACGAGCCCGATACTGTTCGCCAGTAACACTAAGGCAGCCCAGAATAGGCCAGACTTAAGCCCTAACATGCAAAACGCAAGCACGACGGGCATGATAATCATCTCACCCGATGGCGTATCAACTGATCCGCCGCTCATAAATACGCCAGCACCGACCCCCAGCAACGTGACACCCACAACCATATGCGCACAAAGATGAAAATGTCCGCGGTGTTTAAGAATCAATAAGACGACGACAAAAAACACACCGACGAAACTCACAG comes from the BD1-7 clade bacterium genome and includes:
- the yedK gene encoding Putative SOS response-associated peptidase YedK; this translates as MCGRFFVNQHSIRTAALEAFSLTLNDTCNGDILPGQKVTVITALTQEGIESPIQLDTVWGIKPAWAKQTIINAKAETVAEKPTFQLAYQTNRCVIPVNGWYECKPSADSNRQTIRYALQSRDSKPLWMAGIYYRHAPTPKLVTLTTLPTKQCAHIHDRMPLLVEEDQLLKWLSTPSEISRHPASDYRNIDLEIIEI
- the dmdC_1 gene encoding 3-methylmercaptopropionyl-CoA dehydrogenase, with protein sequence MPDYKAPLDDMKFVLFDVLEANRLADIPGYEDASEDIMRAILDEAAKLNESVLAPINASGDTEGCSYDPQTHAVKTPEGFKEAYQQFSQGGWTGLTADPEYGGQGLPHLLKLCLNEMVCSANFSIGMYPGLSHGAIDAVTQHANDELKQQYLPNLVSGRWSGTMCLTEPQCGTDLGLITTRAXLNADGSYALTGTKIWITGGEQDLTENIIHLVLAKLPDAPDSTRGISLFLVPKILSDGSRNPVFCGGLEHKMGINGSSTCVMNFEGAQGWLVGEENKGLKCMFTMMNAARIMVGIQGLGAAEAAYQISLGFCRERLQSRSVSGPQXPNGKADPIIVHPDVRRMLAQQKAFIEGARAMAYWTGYQLDLSHKHPDPDERQRADDLVQIMTPLVKAHLTDEGYLSIDQALQSMGGSGFTKDWGVEQLQRDSRISRIYEGTNGIQALDLVGRKLLIRDGRLPGAFITAMRELLTTATNTSYVGHADHCLSAVEEALGWIGENAFTDPEQGAAAATPLLKLFSVTAMSVFWAVLDAKAGEGLADNGSYSQTFYSGKQKAAAHFYRIAMPLVNGYLEDIRAGKATLMAFTDNEF
- the trg_3 gene encoding Methyl-accepting chemotaxis protein III; the protein is MKLIDIFAAPQYRHDDDLLYKARFLVGITLAYLLVILTFALFFSLYPGMDLTERLAGVVPVSFVGVFFVVVLLILKHRGHFHLCAHMVVGVTLLGVGAGVFMSGGSVDTPSGEMIIMPVVLAFCMLGLKSGLFWAALVLLANSIGLVAALNGYQYPMVTGEELLDSVRVFNWLMGFATIVAIVVIYEVMNQRLKHERDSERDKYRRVAELAAESTVVNQTADSLAISGDQLLASTIEQKSAIQQLVVTTEELSATAEQNSRLAAEAMSAIKDTEVHMTISLNDIQQLLDTINKIKTSSGEIHNINGVINDLAYQTNLLSLNAMIEASRLGDGNGGFKVVALEVKKLAERSAEAAANINELLEQNLQSVQQGVTVSDTMRVRFDEIEARFIPLAEMVQNVYDASFEQNEAIRQIMVSVNDFDRSLENNQALAEGSSNMAGELRNNSASLSGILASLNLDQFDPTKDISADEKQYQAESA